AAAGGAAAATAACCAATCAATGCAAGCATTAAAGAAAGTAGAAGACTCTGATGCCCAACATGACAAATGCAAAAAGATAGCTCAAATTTATAGGTTACTACCACAGCCACAGAGAGAGGGATCTGAAGATGCTAGCAACATTGGGTAATGTTACGAGAAAATACTATCATTTTCTGACTAAAATCAAAGCATTTGAAATCTGCTGGCTAAAGCTGGCCTAACTAACGCACAAATCAAAATTGTCAATCATAACACTTTTGCACTAGTGAAATTACAAGACTGACCACCAGTTCCTTCagtaagcgagagagagagagagagagagagagagagagagagagagaggagggaagaATATAAAAGCATGACAAAATTGTACACCTCCTTGGGAACAATAATTTAACCACGTAGAAGACTGTTTGATAGATAATTTCACAACAACTGTAATCCTTAACAATCACAATTCTTACATCAGCACACTGAAGTGACTATTAACCCACGCACATTACAGTTTTCACTGTCTATGGATACAGAATGAACATGTTTTAAAACAAATGTAACTCAATACAAATGAAATTGTAATTCTAACTCCTAGGACATTTTACATGTTTCTTGAAGGCCACCTGTTCAATCTGACATCTATAGTTATAATTAGGACTCCAAGACCTTTACAAAATATAGCAATCTTCCTAATCAGTCACATGCATCTACATTAAACTCAGTAATTTATTTTGTGCTTACAATATTTATAGATTAATTCTGAGAAGTAAATCTTCAATATTGCTCCAAAAATTATTGTTCAGATTCTTCAGAATACTGCAACTATCAACttcatttaaaatttaatatcacTATGCTGAATTCAGGCattaagaaaaggagaagaataaGTTAATCCTAGCAATTATCAATAATTCGATGAAGCAACTTATAAAGTATTACAAAAGATGATGtcaattttttttcaatttgAATAAAACAGTCTCTTATTAGTCAAATGGTAATCTATGTGGATAAATGTTCACAGAAGCCTCTCTTCAGTCAAACAACTCAGCCAAAATTTAAGAATCCAAACTAAACTTCCATAATCATTTTGTGGATGATCGACAAAACTTAACAAGTATGCATAGAACAAGAGCAAGTTTTCACCAAACCCGGCTGACTCACATTTTCATCAGTCTACTTAACTTAAGAGCATCGTGATCAATCGATCTAATGTAACTATGCATAAACTTACATATTTTACCACATATCATCATTAAATATCATCTGCTGTGAAAACACTAGGAAAGAACGTATACAAGTGACAATAACAAGACATAGAAACAAAGACAAAGGCAGTACCCCTTACGACAGAAGAATCAACCTAAGAGGGCGACCTATGAATCGACTACAATGTCAACAGCTTACAGCAAAACCAAGTACCCAACCATCAACAAATGTAGCATAATAACCAAACCTGTATAATACATTTAGGAAACCAGGAGTAACAAATCAATCCTACCTTCACGCAGATCTTGCGGTCGCTCTGGGGCCTCTTGAACTTCTTGACGCGCTTCTTCACGATCCTCTTCGTGAGCAATGGAACCGCCATTTGTTCTTTGCGATCACCAAAAACCAAAGAACCGTTTTTCAGAAAATAAAACCaccattataattctttttccacaAAGCATCACAAGAAGCAGAAAGACAACAGGACATTGAGCGTCAAGAATCGGGCAGAATTACCTCACAACGGCTCGAAGACCACCGGATAGAGAGGCGGACTGCACACAGAGAGATCAATCGGATGAAATGTAGTATTAATACAACCGATATCGAGAACCCTAACCCTCAAACGAGAAAGGGCAAAAGTAGGGCGGCTTACCTCGGCGTTCTATCTTATCAACCCGCAGCCAAAGCCCTAACCCTAAAAGACCGAGGTTTATATAGGGACACATCTGGTGTGAGTTCGATCCACCGTTGATTCACTGCCGCGGCTTCCATCATCGGACCCTGCTCTAGAGCGGATGCGTCAACCGAGGAAAGTTTCTGGGTGATGTGGCCTGCACGTCACCCTATCGATCTGTTATATTTCAATGTATTAGTTAGTATGATATTTTAAAAACAATCCCCGGGTTAATGTTATGGGTGAGTCACCAATTAGTTGTCAAAGGCATCGTCTTCGGGTTAGGCTCATCCGGATCAATCTCGATCCGGTTCTCGATACTGAAGCGTAAGTAATTGGATCATTATTGCGTCAATTTCGATCCGAGTCCGCTACGAACTTGATCCGATCGATCAGTAACATGATAAGTCGAGTTCCCATCAGAGAACGCAGCAGTAGATCTCGGCCGTCCAAAAGACCCAAGCAAAAAAAGTAATTAATATCCacctgcaaacaaagaatcctatctcctctctctctctctctctctctctcgcgtcaAGAACGAAACCCTCGAGTCTCTGATAAGCTCCTCGCTCATAGATCTATCTTCTCGTCGCCTTGGCTTGATTTGCTTTTGTCTATTAGATCGAGAAGAGAAGTTGCACTGTGGGATACTTAAGCGGGCATTTGAATGTTTCTACAAACTAAGATTTGTTGTCGTCTTCTGATCAACAGGGAAACAGGATGAAGCTAGAGGGAATTGTAGCACAGTGATGCATGGTATCACCCGAGACATAGGAAAGATGAGCTTACGTCAACAGTTACTGTACAAGTACAGTTGGCATTCGCACAATAGACTGTTGACTAGGAAGAAAGATGAAGTGGACAACGACGACCGCAAAAGCAATCGGTGGCGATGATGGCATTTTCTCACGGCTTTTTCTTCATAATATATGGATTATTTAAGAAGAATAGGATTGAGTTGGACGTTCTCAGGGGTTATTCATGCGCAGCTCGCTTTAGAATGGTGGGTAGATAGGAAAGGACTAAGGAATTGCAACTCCATCCATCGTATGGTCCAAATCAACGTCATAGTCCTCGTCGATCGATGTAAACGTAAGTTGTTGGAAGATTGGGAATTGCAACTCCATCCTCAACAAGATGATGTGCCTCGCCTGCTGCATGGTATAACTCACCAAGCATTCAAATGCTAAAATAAAGAACCGTAGATGTTAATAATTGGTTGATGATAATTATGTTGTCATGTTTTAGATAGTTATCATGTTCTAGTTCTAAATAGTGACTAATGATCTAAGAGTTATGGGGATAGTATTTACACTTCCTCTGAGTTGATATGATTGGGTGAGGTAGTTATCACTAGATtctataaataggatcatagttTATGAAACGAAATAGATTGAGAATCAGACCTCCCTCTCTCTTGACATTGACCTTTTATGCAAGAAGACGATACTGAAGCAAGAATCCAAGTCTTTGCTTTACCTCGGGACAATCCAATGGATGATGCTTCGACCTGACCTGACCCGACATCGACCCCCTTGCCTCAAAAATCCATGTGGATGACCTTGTGTTCCAGAGATCAATCGAGCTGAGCCAGACTCCTCCACCATGACACGAGCATCCTAGGTAATTTCCAATAGAAGGGCTTCCTCGTAACTTTTGATAAATCAAATCGATTTTGATACGGAGGATGTTAGATCCAAAGGTTCGGAAAAATAAATGCATAATAAATAGTAAGAAACATTAATAATTGGCATCGAAGAAATTTGTATCAAGCTTAGTGTAATGGTTAATGGAtctcaatttaatatttttaatcatgAAGTAAATGCTTTCTCTTTTATTGTTATGATGTTGTATTTTTCATTCGGTTTTCAAGAACGTTTGATATCCAATCTTCATGATCTTTGTAAGAATTATACAGTCATCATACGTACCTATCAATTAGAAATTAGAAGCAGCATTTCAAGAATTTAACTTCAGGAAGCAAATCCACATTTATAAATTTCTTTAACTACAGGGAAGTTTGGAGAAAGAAAAAACATGTCATCACTATCATTGCCGGTATACATTTACATCAAAAAGATGATTTAGAACTACTATCTGTcgaaccaaaaaaaagaaaaaaagaaaactcatagAGCTTTACAAGAGGGAACGATATTGCTGTAGGCGATGATCTCAGGTATTCTTCTCCAGAACAGACAAAGCTGGTGTCAGGTAGTTGTTTGCTTTGTCAGGCAAATGTGCTACCTGCAAAAGCAGCAAACACTTGAAATGATACCCGAACCACAGACTAAACAGTCTCATCAAATTAACAGGGTTAGATTGAGATCCATTACCAGTTCGTAAAGCTCATTCCCTTGCTCTGCAACATACTCATAGCACACCTGTATGTAATAAGAATGTCAATGTAAGCCACTcatccaacaacaacaacaacaacaacaacaataataataataataagataattTGAGAGGTTATTGAATGAGTCTCACATCAAAACTCTTGTTTCTTGCCGTTGAATCATGCAATGCCTTGACACAGATATCTGCTACATCAGCACAGCTGATACCCTGTGTCACAAATCAATGTCAGGGAATTCTTGTGGCAATGGCATCGTGAAGTTATCAGTGTCGTGGCATGTTGGGCTCACCTGAGAGATCCTGTTCCCTTGATCAAAGATCAATGCACGCTGGCCACCAGGTTCTTCCTGAGACACAACTTTATAATTGGTCAGGAGGTATTTGCTAGGAAGTAGATAGATTTAAAtaccattctttcataaacaaacTAGGGGAAGCTTATGACCTAATGCAACAAAATCTATTTGTATTAAGAATGCAGAGTGGTGTAGACTACGTGTGACGGGGGGTATATGCTGACATGCTTAATTTCATAAAAGATAAGAACATGAACATGAACATCAAGATACTGATGGTTACCTGCAAAGGACCGGGGCGAATGATCGTATACCCGAGGCCTGATCGTCTTAATGCATCCTCGCCAGCCTGAAAAGGAAAAGACTGAGAAACAAGTTGAGCTGATGGTACAAATGACAGCAATATGAAGTACCTTCTTGGCTTTGAGGACCTGGTCTCTTCTGCTTGATTCAATACCAGATCCTGTGCATGAAACCAATATGAAGTCGGTTTCAATGCCAGTCTGCACAAATCAAGGATTAAACTCTTTGATGATGACATTcataaattaatttatttaaagaagatatgaaTCAACTTATAGAAAGAACAATTAGCTCTAAAAGAGAGTGTTGTTGGATGCATAATGAATGGCCTTGCAGATTCTTTTGAAAAATGGTAAAAATCTATGCAACATCTCACTGTCTGGtcataattcatttccctttaaacATTTTACTGCCTAAGTAGATTAGGGAGTTTACAGTTTTGAATTCAAGTCTCGTTAATGATACTTAGAGAAATATAGCTAAATCCTCCTTTAAAGGATTGTAGTGCAGATTATTTATATGATATGGGAACTCACAGGTAAGGCTTTTATGTATTCCATTATCAATTTGAAGCTTCTGGGATCCTGCTTATTTGCTCCAGGTGCTTCAACAAGTTTCTGCAGGAAGCATTATTGCATACACCTCAGAAGAAAGATTCCATCACATGACTACAGAAAAATGAAATAACATTGAGCTCTAAACTGATTCAAAGTTCAATATTAAAGTTAAACCTGTCTTCTTGGCTCAAATCGGATTGTCAATGTATGCACAAGGAAAGGGTCTAGTGGAGGATCATCTGGTTTTACTGGACGAAAAGATGAAAAGGGTACTCTTACCTGCATATTGCAGTGATGATGAGGTCGTTAAACACTATTATACCCAACTGACGTAAAAGATGAGTTAGAAAAAAATCTAAGAGACACAAAGTTAAGCTAATCCTCACCCTGCAGAAACCCACTTTTGTGTTTATTCGAGCAAAATACAATTTGCTTTGAGAAGTATCAGCTAGTGGGCCAGTCTCAAGTATCAATATATACGACTTCCCATTTCCACCAACAGATAGAAGCAAACCATCATATCTGACAATGTGATTGAACAAGATTAAGCAGTGGATTGTGTTCAAGCAATACCATCGATACAGAAAACAATGTAATGCATCGAACCACACTAATGGGAGATATAAAGCACCTGTCAAGGGTTGAACCCAATGGAAGAGAGAACTTTTTTGAAAGTTCAACATATCCACCTCTAGTGAAAACATATCCTGCAAAAGGAAAGGAATTAGAGAAGAtactaaagatttttttttttacaccatTCAATATGAGGATGAATTTTCATTGTTCCAATCGGGATATTATAGTCAAAATGGAAGATTAATTGCTTGGTTTTGAATTCAAGGAAACGGATAGATGAGTGGTACTTCATTACTACCAGAAAAGACAGCATCACCAGTCTCTGTAAATTCAAATTTTGCATCCATTCCTCCGTCATATTTGGCAGCAACTACATCCTGAAAGTAGGTTCCCTTGCGAACTTCCCAACCTTCTAGTGACTCAGCAGATTTAAACTTAGCAAGCAAGAGTTTGCTTTTGCTGCTCTTACCAGCTCTTAGCTGTGCTAGCTGGTTGTTATAATCCTGCAAGCATAAGAAGAATTCCAATGACCTAAGACCTCTGCTGCACTACCTATGAATATGTTAGGCAAGAAAGCCACTATGACAAGTGAAAGATGAGCAAGTAAGGATGATCGACAGAAAAGCACCTGAAATGCTTTGGTGACATTGCAGACTCCTTGGTAGTCAACTCTGTTTAGGTCCCCAGTAATAGCAGAGCGTGCAGTTGCACAGTATATTATTTTATTGCAACCTTGGACAGCAGCTCTCAGTGTTGAAGGTTCACCCACATCACCAACCACTATGGATACAGATCTTGGAAGCATATCTATCACTTCGGGATCAGCTTTTCTTACTAAAGCCTGATAAATGATTCAAACAAATAAGATGATTTTCAACCTAGATGGCAAGTAAATCAAGCAAATTCTGATTTAGCTTCTTAGTAGGAATGTATCTGAGACTAGCTTCCTCCAATTGTTACCATTCTTCAAGAGAAATCTCCCATGTGCAGCCAAAGTAACATAAGTATTAGTATCTCAATAAGATAATTAtgtactattggaaataacattgcagcagattttcctttttcAAGATTTCTGGAAATTAGAAGAGCattgattatgatgaaaataTTGTATCTTGCAAAGATTATAATATCAGCACTAAGGAGGTGAACTCACTTGATATATTGCTGATATGTAACTTCCTTAATTGCTCTAGGAATTGATGGCTATATTTATGAAAGCATTTCATGAGTATATGTTTATATGAAAATGTTAGTTCGAGTATATATCTTAAGTCCAGATTTTGGAAACTTTACATCACTACAGGCTTTCTTTGAGACTATCAATGATACATTACATTGATTTTTTGGCAGCTAAATTAGCACCAAATCTTTTAGCTTCTCTAATTCCCATATCCCTTGCTTTGACAATTCTTCTACTTCTTTTGCCCATACAAAGTTGCTATATGGTACTAGGGCAACATTACACAattgattaccaaaaaattacataaATTAAAAAAAGCTTAGACCAAGAGTTTCCATGGTAAAGTTCCATTTCTAAGATATTAGTCATTTTCTAATTAaaagaaagcatagaacacattgCCACAAAAGTATTGTCATTCTTATTAATTGGAAAGCTCACACTTCAACTTTTAGTGGGTTGATATGAAGACTGTAACTTAAGTCAGGCACTTAGCAGGTTGAAATctacaaaccttttgataattgtGCTTTGTTGTATATAGTAGGTTCATTTAGTAACATGTTTTGTGAAACATacaattttttaatcaaaatatgaaGAATATCCATAAGCAATATTCTTCAATAAATTTATGTTATAccaattgaaacatgaaataattattattttcaaatttaagGTCCGTGGAAGGAAGGTGCTAATGCTTGTCATTTAGTAAGGCCATGGTCATCCACATGATGTTGAAGATACCCTAAACTAATTTTCTGTAAGAATTTGTCAATTACATGTATAGACACACATGATAACTTGCCtggtataaaattttaaatattctctTATATATTTTTGTTGAGACATCTGAGTTAGTTAGTTCATTGTTGCACAAATGATGAGTCTCAAGTTTCCATGTGTGAACGTCATATACATCATTTGATATAATAAAAATTTCTTGcaattttttctaaaaaatattctCTTATACAACTAAATGGAGTCAAACATCATTTGACATTTACTAGAAACCTTTTCATAGGAATTTTTAACTTTCAAGATAAATGTACAATGTGGCAGCTATCTACCAAACAAAAGAAGAACAGCCAATTGACAAAGTGTTGACATTCAAGCAACTATTGATCTTAGAATCACAACATGGTAAGTCTTCCGTAATTGCAGCAAGAGATAATCCAATGGCCATGCCATTCCCTATCTTTGTTAGTCCCACAGGAAGTGGGTCAAGAGTAAGATAGTTGAATCAGGACTGCTGTGTGAACTAATAACGGGTTTttattgtgattgatttcatagaatGCTTCTTGACCCATCAAGAAATCCTC
This DNA window, taken from Musa acuminata AAA Group cultivar baxijiao chromosome BXJ3-7, Cavendish_Baxijiao_AAA, whole genome shotgun sequence, encodes the following:
- the LOC135641993 gene encoding protein HIGH CHLOROPHYLL FLUORESCENCE PHENOTYPE 173, chloroplastic-like, with the protein product MALRQIYHHETGLRPSSSSSLVGIPVPNPGRLRFKPSPALPLARPRSELGGGEEQGKAEKGDGDAKKGRRKEGVTLDDVNPVGLGRRSRQIFDEVWRKFSGLGQISRSLTDDDDGLLLIRGPMCEFTVPEAQDTTVLVVGATSRIGRIVVRKLMLRGYKVKALVRKADPEVIDMLPRSVSIVVGDVGEPSTLRAAVQGCNKIIYCATARSAITGDLNRVDYQGVCNVTKAFQDYNNQLAQLRAGKSSKSKLLLAKFKSAESLEGWEVRKGTYFQDVVAAKYDGGMDAKFEFTETGDAVFSGYVFTRGGYVELSKKFSLPLGSTLDRYDGLLLSVGGNGKSYILILETGPLADTSQSKLYFARINTKVGFCRVRVPFSSFRPVKPDDPPLDPFLVHTLTIRFEPRRQKLVEAPGANKQDPRSFKLIMEYIKALPTGIETDFILVSCTGSGIESSRRDQVLKAKKAGEDALRRSGLGYTIIRPGPLQEEPGGQRALIFDQGNRISQGISCADVADICVKALHDSTARNKSFDVCYEYVAEQGNELYELVAHLPDKANNYLTPALSVLEKNT